A stretch of the Halomonas sp. CH40 genome encodes the following:
- a CDS encoding tartrate dehydrogenase, translating to MPQRIAVIAGDGIGTEVMPEGLRVLDATARKFALELDFQTFEFGSCDYYLNHGKMLPDDWFEQLKGFDALFYGAVGWPDTVPDHISLWGSLLQFRRRFDQYINLRPCKLMPGIKSPLAGRAPGDIDFYVVRENTEGEYSSVGGKMFEGTEREVVIQETVMTRTGVDRVLKYAFELAQSRPRKKLTSATKSNGISITMPYWDERVETMAANYPEVNVDKFHIDILTANFVLHPDWFDVVVGSNLFGDILSDLGPACTGTIGIAPSANINPQGHFPSLFEPVHGSAPDIAGKGIANPIGQIWSGAMMLEHLGHQAAADAIVRAIEAVLEEGNPAVLTPDIGGQGNTQTLGKAITEHL from the coding sequence ATGCCCCAGCGTATTGCGGTAATTGCCGGTGACGGTATTGGCACTGAAGTCATGCCGGAAGGTCTGCGCGTACTCGATGCCACCGCACGCAAGTTTGCTCTTGAGCTTGATTTCCAGACCTTTGAGTTTGGCAGCTGTGACTATTACCTGAATCACGGCAAGATGCTTCCGGATGACTGGTTCGAACAGCTCAAGGGGTTTGATGCCTTGTTCTATGGCGCCGTTGGCTGGCCAGACACGGTGCCTGACCATATCTCGCTGTGGGGCTCCTTGCTGCAGTTTCGCCGCCGCTTTGACCAATATATCAACCTGCGCCCCTGCAAGCTCATGCCCGGGATCAAAAGCCCACTGGCCGGGCGGGCGCCGGGAGATATCGATTTCTATGTGGTGCGCGAAAATACCGAGGGCGAGTATTCCAGCGTCGGCGGCAAGATGTTTGAAGGCACCGAGCGGGAAGTGGTCATTCAGGAAACCGTAATGACTCGCACCGGCGTCGACCGTGTCCTCAAATATGCCTTTGAGCTTGCCCAGTCAAGGCCACGCAAAAAGCTGACTTCCGCCACCAAATCCAACGGTATTTCCATCACCATGCCCTACTGGGATGAGCGGGTGGAAACCATGGCGGCCAACTACCCTGAGGTCAATGTGGACAAATTCCATATTGATATCCTTACCGCCAACTTTGTGCTGCATCCAGACTGGTTTGATGTGGTGGTCGGCAGCAACCTGTTTGGTGATATTCTCTCGGATCTTGGCCCCGCCTGTACCGGCACTATTGGCATTGCACCGTCGGCCAACATCAACCCACAGGGTCACTTCCCCAGCCTGTTCGAGCCGGTACACGGCAGTGCACCAGACATTGCCGGTAAGGGGATTGCCAACCCGATCGGTCAGATCTGGTCCGGTGCCATGATGCTGGAGCACCTTGGCCACCAGGCCGCCGCCGATGCCATTGTCAGGGCTATTGAGGCCGTGCTCGAAGAAGGCAACCCGGCGGTTCTAACCCCGGATATTGGCGGCCAGGGCAACACCCAGACTCTGGGCAAGGCGATTACTGAGCACCTATAA